Proteins encoded by one window of Desulfovibrio ferrophilus:
- the trpB gene encoding tryptophan synthase subunit beta — protein MKKGYFGDFGGRFSPELLMPPLLEVEDAYKTIVKSKPFLTEFGRILTEYVGRSTPLTFCPNLSRELGFNLYLKREDLAHTGAHKINNTIGQALLAKHMGKKTLLAETGAGQHGVATATAAAYLGLNCIVYMGATDVKRQAHNVRRMQLLGAEVRPVESGTKTLKDAINAAFRFWISEQADTHYCFGTAAGPHPFPALVRDFQSVVGHEARQQSVEQFGTLPDLLVACVGGGSNAIGLFHAFMDDRDVRMVGVEAAGSGEPGCYHSMAICKGTPGVFHGARTQLLQTEDGQIEPSHSIAPGLDYPGVGPEHAWLDASGRAEYVSVNDAQALNAFQSLCRHEGIIPALESSHAVAYVLEYKDDIPAGSKVIVNLSGRGDKDMGIIEEYLG, from the coding sequence ATGAAGAAAGGGTATTTTGGAGACTTCGGCGGGCGTTTTTCGCCCGAACTGCTCATGCCTCCCCTGCTGGAGGTTGAGGACGCCTACAAGACCATTGTCAAAAGCAAGCCTTTCCTGACGGAATTCGGGCGTATTCTGACCGAGTATGTGGGGCGTTCAACGCCTCTGACCTTTTGTCCCAATCTGAGCAGGGAACTGGGCTTCAACCTGTATCTGAAGCGCGAGGACCTGGCGCACACCGGCGCGCACAAGATCAACAACACCATCGGGCAGGCCCTCTTGGCCAAGCATATGGGCAAGAAGACCCTGCTGGCTGAAACCGGTGCGGGGCAGCACGGCGTGGCCACGGCCACGGCTGCGGCCTATCTGGGTCTGAATTGTATCGTTTACATGGGCGCCACCGACGTAAAGCGTCAGGCCCACAATGTGCGGCGTATGCAGCTTCTGGGCGCCGAGGTCCGGCCCGTTGAATCCGGCACCAAGACCCTGAAGGACGCCATCAACGCAGCCTTCCGATTCTGGATTTCCGAGCAGGCCGATACCCATTACTGCTTCGGTACTGCGGCCGGTCCGCATCCCTTCCCGGCACTGGTGCGTGACTTCCAGTCCGTGGTGGGCCACGAGGCACGCCAACAGAGCGTGGAGCAGTTCGGCACTCTGCCGGATCTGCTTGTGGCCTGTGTGGGCGGTGGCTCCAATGCCATTGGTCTGTTCCATGCCTTCATGGACGACCGTGACGTGCGCATGGTGGGTGTGGAAGCCGCAGGTTCCGGCGAGCCCGGCTGTTACCATTCCATGGCGATCTGCAAGGGCACACCGGGTGTTTTCCACGGTGCACGCACCCAGTTGTTGCAGACCGAAGACGGGCAGATCGAGCCTTCGCATTCCATCGCTCCCGGCCTGGATTATCCGGGCGTCGGTCCCGAGCATGCCTGGTTGGATGCCTCGGGCCGTGCCGAGTACGTCAGCGTCAACGATGCCCAGGCCTTGAATGCCTTCCAGTCCCTGTGTCGGCACGAGGGCATTATCCCGGCTTTGGAATCCTCCCACGCCGTAGCCTATGTGCTGGAATACAAGGATGACATCCCCGCAGGTTCCAAGGTCATCGTTAACCTCTCGGGGCGAGGGGACAAGGATATGGGCATCATCGAAGAATATCTGGGGTAA
- the trpA gene encoding tryptophan synthase subunit alpha, giving the protein MSNLSEKIREANAKGRKAVIPYLPAGFPGLTEFWDVIKELDAAGADVIEIGVPFSDPVADGPTVEQACLESLELGVTLKWILEELPKHRAGIKAGIVLMGYLNPFLQYGLEKLAKDAAAAGVGGLIIPDVPYEEAQEMKEILGAQGIDFIYLVGLNTPPERLKMYASNASGYVYLVSVMGITGARTSLPKEIGDKIIEVKEAFDVPLALGFGIKTPDQLEAFGDKLDGAVIGSALIDHIRGGGSAKEFLSPWV; this is encoded by the coding sequence ATGTCGAATTTGAGTGAAAAAATACGAGAGGCCAATGCCAAGGGCCGCAAGGCTGTGATTCCCTATCTGCCCGCCGGGTTCCCGGGGCTCACCGAGTTCTGGGACGTGATCAAGGAACTGGACGCCGCCGGGGCGGACGTCATTGAAATCGGTGTGCCGTTCTCCGACCCTGTTGCCGATGGTCCCACCGTGGAACAGGCCTGTCTGGAAAGCCTGGAGCTGGGCGTGACACTGAAATGGATTCTGGAGGAACTGCCCAAGCATCGCGCCGGGATCAAGGCCGGAATCGTGCTCATGGGCTATTTGAATCCGTTCCTGCAATACGGGTTGGAGAAACTTGCCAAGGACGCAGCCGCAGCTGGTGTTGGCGGGCTGATCATCCCGGACGTGCCCTATGAGGAAGCCCAGGAGATGAAGGAGATTCTTGGTGCCCAGGGCATCGATTTCATCTATCTGGTGGGCCTCAATACCCCGCCCGAGCGTTTGAAGATGTATGCGAGTAATGCCAGCGGCTACGTGTATCTGGTGTCCGTGATGGGCATTACCGGTGCGCGCACCAGCCTGCCCAAGGAGATCGGTGACAAGATCATCGAGGTCAAGGAAGCCTTTGACGTTCCTCTGGCCCTTGGGTTTGGCATCAAGACTCCAGACCAGTTGGAAGCCTTTGGCGATAAGCTGGATGGGGCGGTTATTGGCTCCGCGCTTATCGACCATATTCGGGGGGGAGGTTCGGCCAAGGAGTTTCTCTCACCTTGGGTCTAG
- a CDS encoding PaaI family thioesterase — MTDIHEDLIAFVEDSIPMHRWLGVKVVEARPGFARVRLPFKDEFRGNEERGAMHGGVVSVLVDVCGAVALWTHFGPKDKTATVDMRVDYQRPAPFEELLAEGEVRMMGNRIANVHVRVFTASMPETQLAEGRCVYYVKRVDQG; from the coding sequence ATGACCGATATTCATGAAGATTTGATCGCCTTTGTGGAAGACAGCATCCCCATGCATCGCTGGTTGGGGGTGAAGGTGGTCGAGGCCCGGCCAGGTTTCGCGCGGGTGCGTTTGCCGTTCAAGGACGAATTTCGCGGCAACGAGGAACGCGGTGCCATGCATGGCGGGGTCGTTTCGGTGCTGGTGGACGTGTGTGGGGCCGTGGCCCTGTGGACGCATTTCGGCCCCAAGGACAAGACCGCCACCGTGGATATGCGCGTGGACTACCAGCGCCCGGCGCCCTTCGAGGAACTCCTTGCCGAGGGTGAAGTTCGCATGATGGGCAACCGCATCGCCAACGTCCATGTGCGCGTGTTTACGGCCTCCATGCCCGAGACCCAGTTGGCCGAAGGTCGTTGTGTCTACTACGTGAAGCGGGTCGATCAGGGCTGA
- a CDS encoding LysE family translocator, whose protein sequence is MLFAYDLHHWLTFLTAAVLLNIAPGPDMGFILAHTVRGGRASGFAAMAGVWTGAMGHVLFAAVGLSAIIVASATAYSVVKYAGAAYLLWLGIQALRSKGGLSLNSCSVGTTSLRRVFAQGVFIDLLNPKAAIFFLAFLPQFVEPGAGSVSSQLLLHGVLIIVVAAFVEPPLVLMGGSLTNRLRDNQRFCTWLDRSLGGFFTYLGLRLAFSER, encoded by the coding sequence ATGCTTTTTGCCTACGACCTTCACCATTGGTTGACGTTTTTGACTGCCGCCGTGCTGCTCAATATTGCCCCCGGGCCGGACATGGGGTTTATTCTGGCCCATACCGTTCGCGGTGGCAGAGCCAGTGGATTTGCTGCCATGGCGGGTGTTTGGACCGGGGCCATGGGCCACGTTCTGTTTGCGGCCGTGGGGTTGTCGGCCATCATCGTGGCCTCGGCCACGGCGTATTCCGTGGTCAAATACGCGGGCGCTGCCTATCTCCTCTGGCTGGGAATCCAGGCCTTGCGCTCCAAGGGCGGATTGTCCCTCAATTCCTGCAGTGTGGGCACCACTTCGTTGCGACGGGTTTTTGCGCAAGGCGTGTTCATCGATCTGTTGAATCCAAAGGCTGCGATCTTCTTTTTGGCTTTTTTGCCCCAGTTCGTGGAGCCGGGGGCGGGGTCGGTCTCCAGTCAGCTCCTGCTGCATGGCGTGTTGATCATTGTGGTGGCTGCCTTTGTGGAGCCACCACTGGTGCTGATGGGTGGTTCCCTCACCAACCGCCTGCGTGATAATCAACGCTTCTGTACCTGGCTGGACAGGAGTCTTGGCGGATTTTTCACTTACCTCGGCTTGCGTCTCGCCTTTTCGGAGCGTTAG